Proteins co-encoded in one Bacteroidales bacterium genomic window:
- a CDS encoding UpxY family transcription antiterminator: MENQLDEIKIVKPEYQWYVIYTAPRSEKKVYDRLLDELIESYMPTYVTERQWSDRRKMVEVPLFNSYIFVRLKETELSSVLRVAGVVRFVYYLKQPAIVRQREIDNIREFLRQTQGYRIKVQKGDKVQVSSGMLNGVSGEVIRVNKNKVMIRIEQIGLSVVATVPRSQLQKPLLQV, translated from the coding sequence ATGGAAAATCAGCTCGATGAAATCAAAATAGTTAAACCCGAATACCAGTGGTATGTGATTTACACAGCTCCACGCTCGGAAAAGAAGGTTTATGACCGCTTGCTGGATGAGCTGATTGAGAGTTACATGCCAACCTATGTTACCGAACGTCAGTGGAGCGACAGGCGAAAAATGGTTGAAGTACCTTTGTTTAATTCTTATATTTTTGTCAGGTTAAAAGAAACAGAGTTATCATCGGTGCTCAGGGTTGCCGGTGTGGTGAGGTTCGTGTATTACCTCAAACAACCAGCTATCGTGCGCCAGCGGGAGATTGACAACATCAGGGAGTTTTTACGTCAAACACAAGGCTACCGGATCAAGGTTCAAAAAGGAGATAAAGTGCAGGTTTCTTCCGGAATGCTTAATGGGGTGAGCGGGGAGGTAATCAGGGTGAATAAGAATAAGGTGATGATCCGGATCGAACAGATCGGGTTATCGGTTGTGGCTACAGTACCAAGAAGCCAGTTACAGAAACCTTTGCTGCAGGTATAA
- a CDS encoding Gfo/Idh/MocA family oxidoreductase, which produces MDKKYNFALIGAAGYIAPRHLKAIRDTGNNLVAALDPFDSVGILDSYFPECNFFTEPERFDRHLDKLRRKNTGEQVHYVSICSPNYLHDAHIRLALRNEAHAICEKPIVLNPWNVDALQEIEKESGKKIYTVLQLRYHPSIVALKKRVEEGPIDKIYDIDLTYLTSRGRWYHISWKGDMQKSGGVATNIGVHFFDMLTWIFGSIKDLQVTLSQPDKASGYLELERAKVRWQLSLDMADIPAEVLLRGQRTYRSVKIEGEEIEFSDGFNDLHTVTYQKILSGEGYGLEEARHGIEIVHKIRNFTK; this is translated from the coding sequence ATGGATAAAAAATACAATTTCGCACTTATTGGTGCTGCCGGATACATCGCCCCGCGTCATCTGAAAGCCATCCGCGACACCGGGAACAACCTGGTTGCGGCGCTCGATCCGTTCGACAGCGTCGGAATCCTCGACAGTTACTTTCCTGAGTGTAATTTCTTTACCGAACCGGAGCGTTTCGACAGGCACCTGGATAAATTGAGGAGGAAAAATACCGGCGAGCAGGTGCATTATGTGAGTATTTGTTCACCAAACTACCTTCACGATGCCCACATCCGTCTTGCGCTGCGCAATGAAGCTCACGCCATTTGTGAAAAGCCGATCGTACTGAATCCATGGAATGTGGACGCTTTACAGGAAATTGAAAAAGAGAGCGGAAAAAAAATCTACACCGTCCTCCAACTCCGTTATCACCCTTCGATCGTGGCGCTTAAAAAAAGGGTGGAAGAAGGACCAATAGATAAAATCTATGACATTGATCTGACATATTTAACCTCACGGGGACGCTGGTATCACATCTCCTGGAAAGGGGACATGCAGAAATCAGGGGGGGTGGCCACTAACATCGGTGTCCATTTCTTCGACATGCTCACATGGATTTTCGGAAGCATTAAAGATTTGCAGGTCACCCTTTCACAACCTGATAAAGCCAGCGGCTACCTCGAGTTGGAGCGGGCAAAGGTAAGATGGCAGCTCAGTCTTGATATGGCTGATATTCCTGCCGAAGTGCTGCTGCGTGGTCAGCGAACCTACCGCTCGGTTAAAATCGAAGGGGAAGAGATCGAATTCAGCGATGGGTTCAATGATCTGCACACGGTCACTTATCAAAAAATCCTGAGTGGCGAAGGTTACGGATTGGAAGAAGCAAGACACGGTATTGAGATCGTACACAAAATCCGTAACTTCACTAAATAG
- a CDS encoding (Fe-S)-binding protein, with protein MEVDIFIPCFIDQLYPETGFNMVKVLEKLGVKVHYNPNQTCCGQMAFNSGFWDEARELGVKFIQDFNTGRPVVGLSASCLGYVQNYFEKLFYNSPWHLENRKLRANLFEITDFLVNVLKKDDLGATFEAKVTYHDSCAALREYRLKDEPRLLLSKVKGLELVEMADTETCCGFGGTFAIKHEPISTAMAQQKVENALETGAQYIVSTDQSCLLHLSSYIAQQKLNIKTIHIIDLLAKGMGLEVEKLKS; from the coding sequence ATGGAAGTGGACATCTTTATTCCCTGCTTTATTGATCAGCTCTACCCTGAGACGGGGTTTAACATGGTTAAAGTATTGGAAAAACTCGGTGTGAAAGTACATTACAACCCCAACCAGACCTGTTGCGGGCAAATGGCTTTTAACAGCGGGTTCTGGGATGAAGCACGTGAACTGGGGGTGAAATTCATCCAGGATTTCAACACTGGCAGACCTGTGGTCGGACTGTCGGCTTCCTGCCTTGGATATGTGCAGAATTACTTCGAAAAACTGTTTTACAATTCACCATGGCATCTCGAAAACAGGAAATTGCGGGCAAACCTTTTTGAAATTACCGATTTTCTGGTCAATGTGTTAAAGAAGGATGACCTGGGTGCAACGTTCGAAGCCAAAGTCACTTATCATGACTCCTGCGCAGCCTTGCGGGAATACAGATTGAAAGATGAGCCAAGACTTTTGCTGAGCAAAGTTAAAGGACTCGAACTGGTCGAAATGGCTGACACCGAAACCTGTTGCGGATTTGGAGGAACATTTGCCATTAAGCATGAACCGATTTCCACAGCCATGGCGCAGCAAAAAGTGGAAAATGCACTCGAAACCGGTGCTCAATACATTGTCTCCACCGATCAGTCCTGTCTGTTACATCTTTCATCCTACATCGCACAGCAGAAGCTGAACATTAAAACCATACATATCATTGATTTACTGGCAAAAGGGATGGGATTGGAAGTTGAAAAGTTAAAAAGTTAA